Proteins co-encoded in one Vibrio aquimaris genomic window:
- the thiQ gene encoding thiamine ABC transporter ATP-binding protein has translation MLTFKDVCYHYQQDSFLFELDIQQGSRVAIMGPSGAGKSTLLALAAGFIQPKSGEIVANGEDVVKLEPYQRPFAFLFQEHNLFAHLSVRENIGLGLHPGLKLSQEQRCMVEQAAKQVGIDEYLDRLPEQLSGGQRQRVALARCFVQPHSIWLLDEPFSALDPMLREEMLALVNKLATERNITLVMVTHHLSDARAIGSHFAYVDKGKVWASGNIEDLTPEHKDPILSEFVKAGQG, from the coding sequence ATGCTCACGTTTAAAGATGTTTGTTACCATTACCAACAAGATAGCTTCCTGTTTGAATTAGATATTCAGCAGGGAAGCCGAGTTGCTATTATGGGCCCAAGTGGTGCTGGTAAATCAACATTATTGGCTCTCGCAGCGGGTTTTATACAACCAAAAAGTGGTGAAATTGTTGCTAATGGAGAGGATGTTGTAAAACTTGAACCTTATCAGCGGCCATTTGCATTCTTGTTTCAAGAGCATAATTTGTTCGCTCACCTTAGCGTAAGAGAGAATATAGGTTTAGGCTTACACCCGGGCTTGAAGCTGAGCCAAGAGCAGCGTTGTATGGTTGAGCAGGCCGCCAAGCAGGTTGGTATCGACGAGTATTTGGATCGTTTACCCGAGCAACTATCTGGTGGCCAGCGCCAGAGGGTGGCGTTAGCTCGATGTTTTGTCCAGCCTCACTCTATATGGCTTTTGGACGAGCCCTTTTCAGCATTAGATCCCATGTTACGTGAAGAAATGCTCGCATTGGTTAATAAGCTTGCCACTGAACGCAATATTACCCTTGTAATGGTGACCCATCATCTCAGTGACGCCAGAGCCATAGGGTCTCATTTTGCCTATGTCGATAAGGGCAAAGTTTGGGCATCAGGCAATATTGAGGATTTAACGCCCGAGCATAAAGACCCAATATTGAGTGAGTTTGTCAAAGCAGGGCAGGGATGA
- the pmbA gene encoding metalloprotease PmbA encodes MDVKQQIAQQSVELEAVVAKALEMAAQKSDGAEVAITKSTGLSVSTRMCEVENVEFNSDGALGITVFKGQRKGSASTSDLSEKAIQQTVLAALDIANYTSEDPYAGPAPKELMVKEIPDLDLFHPDTPDPDQAAQIAIRAEQQALSHSDKIKQSDGASYDSHYGLKVYGNSHGVLASYASSRHSTNCCVIGEGKSGVMERDYSYTVARCKDDLWTPESVGEKAAEKTIHRLDAQKLKTGQYPVMFAADVATGLLGHLVMAISGGNLYRKSSFLLDRLGQQILPNWFNISEKPHVLRGLASSPFDSEGVITQDREIISDGVLSTYLLTSYAARKLDMTPTGHAGGIHNWYVQSTGQNFEQMLKELGTGFLVTEVMGQGVNIVTGDYSRGAAGFWVENGKIQYPVSEVTIAGNLSTMFEKIAAVGSDIETRSQIQTGSVLLESMKVAGD; translated from the coding sequence ATGGACGTAAAACAGCAAATTGCTCAGCAAAGCGTTGAGCTCGAAGCCGTGGTTGCAAAAGCACTCGAAATGGCTGCGCAAAAATCCGATGGTGCTGAAGTCGCGATCACAAAGAGCACTGGATTAAGTGTTTCTACTCGGATGTGTGAGGTAGAAAATGTTGAGTTTAACAGTGATGGTGCCTTAGGTATTACTGTGTTTAAAGGGCAGCGAAAGGGCAGCGCCTCGACATCTGATTTGAGTGAAAAGGCGATACAACAAACGGTTTTAGCGGCACTTGACATCGCCAATTATACTTCCGAAGATCCTTACGCAGGCCCTGCGCCAAAAGAGCTGATGGTCAAAGAAATACCCGATCTTGATTTATTTCACCCTGATACTCCTGACCCTGATCAGGCAGCGCAAATTGCGATACGGGCTGAGCAGCAAGCGTTATCACACAGCGACAAGATCAAACAAAGCGATGGCGCCAGTTATGACAGTCACTATGGTCTAAAAGTCTATGGTAATAGCCATGGCGTGCTGGCGAGTTATGCATCAAGCCGTCACAGCACCAACTGCTGTGTAATTGGTGAAGGCAAAAGTGGTGTGATGGAACGTGATTACAGCTACACGGTTGCGCGCTGTAAAGACGATTTGTGGACGCCAGAATCAGTTGGCGAAAAAGCGGCAGAAAAGACCATTCATCGTCTTGATGCGCAAAAGCTAAAAACGGGACAGTATCCGGTTATGTTTGCTGCCGACGTTGCGACTGGTTTGCTTGGTCATCTCGTGATGGCAATCAGTGGTGGGAATTTGTATCGCAAGTCTTCTTTCTTACTTGATCGTTTAGGTCAGCAGATTTTGCCTAACTGGTTCAATATTTCAGAAAAACCTCATGTATTGAGAGGACTGGCTTCCAGCCCATTTGATAGCGAAGGGGTGATAACTCAAGATCGCGAAATTATCTCCGATGGTGTGCTATCGACCTACCTTTTGACCAGTTACGCCGCGCGCAAATTAGATATGACGCCAACAGGCCATGCTGGTGGTATTCATAACTGGTACGTGCAATCAACGGGACAAAACTTTGAGCAAATGCTTAAAGAGTTAGGTACAGGCTTTCTGGTTACTGAAGTGATGGGGCAAGGTGTCAACATAGTCACTGGAGATTATTCTCGAGGGGCGGCAGGCTTTTGGGTAGAAAATGGTAAGATACAATATCCAGTTTCTGAAGTGACAATTGCCGGCAATCTTAGCACTATGTTTGAGAAAATCGCAGCAGTTGGCAGCGATATCGAAACACGTTCTCAAATTCAGACAGGTTCTGTTTTGCTAGAAAGTATGAAAGTGGCAGGAGACTGA
- a CDS encoding pyridoxal-phosphate-dependent aminotransferase family protein, which produces MTIQSFIPPKRILMGPGPSDISPQVLQALSRPTVGHLDPLFINMMDELKQLLKYAFQTDNEFTIAVSAPGSAGMEACFVNLVEPGDKVIVCRNGVFGDRMRENVIRAGGSAVIVDDNWGEAVSIDKVESALKAHPDTKILAFVHAETSTGAQSDAKVLGKLAKQYGVLTIVDTVTSLAGIPLKVDEWQLDAVYSGSQKCLSCVPGLSPVTFSPLAIEKIQSRRTPVQSWFLDQSLVLGYWSGNDKRSYHHTAPVNSLYALHESLVMLKNEGLENTWKRHQEMHNKLKNGLDKLGFEFVVEPEIRLPQLNTILVPQGIDDARVRGQLLNQYNLEIGAGLGDLAGKAWRIGLMGYGARNENVSLCLRALEEVMVL; this is translated from the coding sequence ATGACTATTCAGAGCTTTATTCCTCCCAAGCGTATTCTCATGGGACCAGGGCCTTCAGATATTTCACCGCAAGTATTGCAAGCATTAAGTCGCCCCACCGTCGGCCATCTAGACCCGCTTTTTATTAACATGATGGATGAATTGAAACAGCTTCTTAAATACGCTTTTCAAACCGACAATGAGTTTACGATAGCGGTCTCCGCGCCCGGAAGCGCAGGCATGGAAGCATGTTTTGTTAATCTGGTTGAACCAGGCGATAAAGTGATAGTGTGCCGCAATGGTGTATTTGGAGACCGAATGCGCGAAAATGTTATTCGCGCAGGAGGAAGCGCCGTTATAGTCGATGACAACTGGGGCGAGGCCGTCTCTATAGATAAAGTGGAGAGCGCTCTTAAAGCACATCCTGATACTAAGATACTGGCTTTTGTTCATGCCGAAACGTCGACAGGTGCGCAGAGTGATGCGAAGGTTCTGGGTAAATTAGCAAAACAATATGGTGTCTTGACTATTGTTGATACTGTTACATCACTGGCTGGTATACCTCTAAAAGTTGATGAATGGCAGCTAGATGCTGTGTATTCGGGAAGTCAGAAATGTTTATCTTGTGTGCCCGGGTTATCTCCGGTTACTTTCTCACCGCTTGCTATTGAGAAGATTCAATCGAGGCGCACTCCGGTACAAAGTTGGTTTTTAGACCAAAGTTTGGTGCTGGGGTATTGGAGTGGTAATGATAAGCGTAGCTACCATCATACCGCTCCAGTAAACAGTCTGTACGCTCTGCATGAGTCTTTAGTTATGCTAAAGAATGAAGGGCTCGAAAACACATGGAAACGCCATCAAGAGATGCACAATAAACTTAAGAATGGCCTTGATAAATTAGGTTTTGAGTTTGTTGTTGAGCCAGAAATACGCTTACCGCAGTTAAATACCATTTTGGTACCTCAAGGTATAGATGATGCTAGAGTCCGAGGTCAGCTGTTAAACCAGTACAACCTTGAAATAGGTGCTGGGTTAGGGGACTTAGCTGGTAAGGCATGGAGAATAGGACTTATGGGCTATGGTGCGAGAAATGAAAATGTGTCGCTGTGTTTAAGGGCGTTAGAAGAAGTCATGGTTTTATAA
- a CDS encoding flavin prenyltransferase UbiX, with translation MNQINNKAITLAFTGASGAPYGLRLLQCLLAAEYQVHLLISSAARVVLATEHDMKLPGNPQAIQETLVEYLGCDSEQLQVYGKDDWFSPVASGSAAPKQMVVCPCSSGSVAAIAHGMSDNLIERAADVVIKERGQLILVVRETPFSTLHLENMLKLSQMGVTIMPAAPGFYHQPSSIEDLVDFMVARVLDHLGIEQKMVPRWGYDSR, from the coding sequence ATGAATCAAATAAACAACAAAGCGATAACATTAGCCTTTACAGGTGCGTCGGGCGCACCATACGGACTGAGGCTTCTGCAATGCTTACTAGCCGCAGAGTATCAGGTTCACTTGCTGATATCTTCTGCAGCGAGAGTGGTGCTTGCCACTGAGCATGATATGAAATTGCCCGGTAACCCCCAAGCTATCCAAGAAACCTTGGTGGAATATCTTGGGTGTGATTCAGAACAATTGCAGGTCTATGGTAAAGACGATTGGTTTTCTCCTGTGGCTTCAGGTTCTGCAGCGCCGAAACAGATGGTGGTTTGTCCTTGTTCTTCAGGCAGTGTTGCAGCAATTGCCCATGGAATGTCAGATAATCTTATTGAGCGAGCCGCAGATGTGGTCATAAAAGAGCGCGGCCAATTGATCTTGGTTGTGCGAGAAACACCGTTTTCGACTTTGCATTTGGAAAATATGCTCAAACTGTCTCAAATGGGCGTGACTATCATGCCAGCAGCACCTGGCTTTTATCACCAACCGTCTTCAATTGAAGATTTGGTGGACTTTATGGTTGCTCGAGTCTTGGATCATTTAGGTATAGAACAAAAGATGGTTCCACGCTGGGGATATGACTCTAGATAA
- the thiB gene encoding thiamine ABC transporter substrate binding subunit encodes MKTLHSTIALALFASFSASSADNTLTVYTYDSFAAKWGPGPKIEQAFEEKCHCDLNFVALDDGVSILNRLRLEGKNSKADIVLGLDKNLMPEAKKTGLLTKHHVDTKTVDLPNGWSDSVFLPYDFGYFAFVYNKEKLSKPPKSLKELVESRDDLKVIYQDPRTSTPGQGLMLWMKSVYGDSVSPAWQQLAKKTVTVTKGWSEAYSLFLDGEADMVLSYTTSPAYHLIAENDAKFAAADFSEGHYTQVEVAAKVKSSKNPQLADQFMAFILSDDFQSLMPTGNWMYPVTDVTLPDGFDTLTIPNKALSLNEEEVAQNRKAWIREWQSALTF; translated from the coding sequence GTGAAAACCCTTCATAGCACTATAGCTTTAGCGCTATTTGCATCATTTTCAGCATCATCAGCGGATAATACATTAACCGTATATACCTATGATTCTTTTGCGGCTAAATGGGGCCCTGGTCCTAAAATAGAGCAAGCATTTGAGGAAAAATGTCACTGCGACCTGAATTTTGTTGCTCTAGATGATGGTGTATCAATTCTTAATCGCTTGCGCTTAGAAGGTAAAAATAGCAAGGCAGATATCGTACTTGGCTTAGATAAGAACTTAATGCCTGAAGCAAAGAAAACTGGCTTGCTCACCAAGCATCATGTTGATACCAAAACAGTCGACTTGCCTAATGGCTGGAGTGACTCAGTATTTCTGCCCTATGATTTTGGTTATTTTGCCTTTGTATATAACAAGGAAAAATTGTCAAAGCCGCCTAAAAGCCTTAAAGAGCTAGTCGAATCTCGTGACGACCTTAAAGTCATCTACCAAGATCCGCGTACTTCAACGCCGGGTCAAGGCTTGATGTTATGGATGAAGTCTGTTTATGGCGATTCAGTCTCTCCTGCTTGGCAGCAGTTAGCGAAGAAAACAGTGACAGTGACGAAAGGGTGGTCTGAAGCCTATTCGCTATTTCTTGATGGTGAAGCCGACATGGTGCTCTCGTATACCACATCTCCGGCTTATCACTTGATTGCGGAGAATGACGCAAAGTTTGCTGCTGCGGATTTTAGCGAAGGCCATTATACCCAAGTTGAAGTTGCCGCTAAGGTCAAATCATCAAAAAATCCTCAATTGGCTGACCAATTTATGGCCTTTATTTTGAGCGATGACTTTCAATCTCTGATGCCTACGGGTAACTGGATGTATCCGGTCACAGACGTCACTTTACCTGACGGCTTTGACACTCTCACCATTCCCAATAAGGCACTAAGCCTGAATGAAGAAGAGGTGGCTCAAAACCGTAAGGCATGGATTAGAGAATGGCAAAGCGCTTTGACTTTCTAA
- the yjgA gene encoding ribosome biogenesis factor YjgA — protein MARKNQKAPWEEEEEIIWVSKTEMKRDMEELQKLGEELVNLKPSVLEKFPLSEDLADAIKDAQRFKNEARRRQLQYIGKLMRFEDPEPLQAALDKVRNKHSQATAALHKLEQLRDRMLTEGDDAIADVLELYPQADRQRLRQLARQAVKEKSAGKPAKAYREIFQVLKALHDEEF, from the coding sequence ATGGCACGTAAGAACCAAAAAGCGCCATGGGAAGAAGAGGAAGAAATCATTTGGGTCAGTAAGACCGAGATGAAACGTGACATGGAAGAGTTGCAGAAACTAGGCGAAGAGTTAGTGAATCTAAAGCCTTCTGTACTTGAAAAATTTCCGCTCAGTGAAGACTTGGCAGACGCCATTAAAGATGCGCAACGTTTTAAAAACGAGGCTCGCAGACGCCAGCTTCAATATATCGGTAAGTTGATGCGCTTTGAAGACCCAGAGCCTTTGCAAGCCGCATTAGACAAGGTGCGTAACAAACACTCGCAAGCAACCGCTGCCTTACATAAGTTAGAGCAGCTTCGCGATCGTATGCTCACAGAAGGCGATGACGCGATTGCTGACGTACTGGAACTTTACCCACAAGCCGATCGCCAGCGCCTACGCCAGTTAGCGCGTCAAGCGGTAAAAGAAAAGAGCGCTGGTAAGCCTGCTAAAGCGTACCGCGAGATATTCCAAGTGCTCAAAGCACTCCACGATGAAGAGTTTTAA
- the thiP gene encoding thiamine/thiamine pyrophosphate ABC transporter permease ThiP has product MYKIPKLGLWVAICIAAFVICAIGALLSFTPSLDLSQIWFDPYYRHVTKFSFYQASLSTLLSVGLAIPVAHALYRNSFVGKQWVLKLFSATLVLPVLVGIFGLVSIYGNKGLIVELLDWMGFAAPFSIYGLKGILLAHVFFNLPYASRLLLMALESIPCEQHKLCAHLGMTHWHKFKWIEWPRLRQQLPHVIGLVFMLCFTSFATVMALGGGPKSTTIELAIYQAIKFDFDLQAGAILALWQMLLCSLIAFSVHRLATPISVTASTQISDHFSLSASWRSRVWDGFWIIFSLLLVIPPLFMVVWSGLNAQVVKVLSDPAFWNALWTSCKIALLASVFALFAGIAILLTSRRLRLNTKARFADQIELIGTIILVTPSLVIATGVFLLLRSFTDVFSLGFVVVVMVNALMGLPYVIKTLSQPMLHIEQQYQYLCASLGIKGWQRFRLIEWRALRRPLAHAFAISFMFAIGDLSAIALFGSQEFRTLPLYLFQLLGSYQIAAAAVVSLTLLILSLGCFALIESLFKANSKVKYAHV; this is encoded by the coding sequence TTGTATAAAATCCCCAAGCTAGGACTCTGGGTCGCGATATGCATCGCGGCCTTTGTTATTTGTGCCATTGGCGCATTGTTATCTTTTACTCCTTCATTAGACCTGTCACAAATATGGTTTGACCCTTATTATCGACACGTCACTAAGTTCAGTTTCTATCAAGCCTCATTATCAACTTTGTTGAGTGTTGGACTGGCTATTCCCGTTGCTCATGCTTTGTATCGAAATTCATTTGTTGGTAAGCAGTGGGTGCTCAAGCTCTTTTCCGCCACCTTAGTATTACCTGTTTTAGTTGGAATATTTGGCTTGGTGTCTATCTATGGCAATAAAGGCTTAATAGTTGAATTGCTTGATTGGATGGGGTTTGCAGCGCCATTTTCTATTTACGGCCTTAAAGGCATTTTACTTGCTCATGTATTTTTTAATTTGCCCTACGCCAGTCGACTATTACTTATGGCCCTAGAGTCTATTCCATGTGAGCAACACAAACTTTGTGCTCATCTTGGAATGACACATTGGCATAAATTTAAATGGATAGAATGGCCTAGACTGCGTCAGCAATTGCCCCATGTGATTGGTTTGGTGTTTATGCTGTGCTTTACCAGTTTTGCGACTGTAATGGCACTGGGGGGAGGCCCCAAATCAACCACCATTGAATTGGCTATCTATCAGGCGATAAAGTTTGACTTTGACTTGCAAGCAGGCGCGATTTTAGCGTTATGGCAAATGCTGTTGTGTAGCCTAATTGCTTTCTCAGTGCATCGCTTGGCAACGCCTATTTCGGTGACAGCTTCGACGCAAATAAGTGACCATTTCTCTCTATCCGCTTCGTGGAGATCTCGAGTATGGGATGGATTTTGGATTATCTTTAGCCTTTTGTTGGTGATACCACCACTGTTTATGGTGGTATGGAGTGGATTAAATGCCCAAGTGGTCAAGGTGCTTAGCGACCCGGCGTTTTGGAATGCTTTGTGGACATCGTGCAAGATAGCGCTGTTGGCAAGTGTTTTTGCTCTTTTCGCTGGCATTGCTATTTTGTTGACCAGTCGACGTTTGAGGTTGAATACCAAAGCCCGTTTTGCTGATCAAATTGAACTGATCGGAACCATTATTCTAGTCACACCAAGTTTGGTTATTGCGACTGGAGTGTTTTTATTACTGCGAAGTTTTACGGATGTTTTCAGCCTAGGTTTTGTGGTGGTGGTGATGGTGAACGCTTTGATGGGATTACCCTATGTGATCAAAACCCTATCCCAACCTATGTTGCATATTGAGCAACAATATCAATATTTGTGTGCCAGCCTTGGTATCAAAGGTTGGCAACGTTTTCGATTGATTGAGTGGCGAGCACTGCGCAGGCCACTGGCTCATGCATTTGCTATCAGTTTTATGTTTGCGATCGGCGATCTTAGCGCTATTGCTTTGTTTGGCAGCCAAGAGTTTCGGACTTTACCGCTGTATTTGTTTCAATTATTAGGAAGTTATCAAATTGCAGCAGCAGCTGTGGTCTCTCTTACTCTGTTGATTTTGAGTCTAGGTTGCTTTGCTTTGATAGAAAGCTTGTTCAAAGCTAACTCTAAGGTGAAATATGCTCACGTTTAA
- the lysC gene encoding lysine-sensitive aspartokinase 3, translating into MSNFNVAKFGGTSVANFEAMSRCAAIVEQRPNTRLVVISACSGVTNLLVELANGVSDNDHRSQLLTQLATIHENVLSQLSDATKTASDIYEILDTVTSLAEAASIQPSKKLTDHLVACGELMSTHLLTKLMQERGINAHRFDIREVLRTNSTFGKAEPELDTIFSLAQSRLVPLCQEHIVITQGFIGSDEQGNTTTLGRGGSDYSAALIAEAVEAKGLEIWTDVPGIYTTDPRIAPKATPIAEISFSEASEMANFGAKILHPSTLVPALRHEIPVFVGSSKQPELGGTWIRHQVEDSPLFRALALRCNQTMVTLRSARMFHAYGFLAKVFEILAKHKISVDLITTSEISVSLTLDQTDTTGGAPQLPQEARAELEELCSVEVEHNLCLVALIGNKMSESKGYAKHVFGTLEDFNLRMICYGASPHNLCFLVNEADSKLAIQRLHNQLFE; encoded by the coding sequence GTGAGCAATTTTAATGTTGCTAAGTTTGGTGGAACCAGTGTCGCTAATTTTGAGGCCATGAGTCGATGCGCGGCGATTGTCGAGCAAAGACCAAATACAAGACTGGTTGTGATTAGTGCTTGTTCTGGGGTTACCAACCTATTGGTTGAATTGGCCAATGGCGTATCAGACAATGATCATCGAAGCCAGCTTCTCACTCAACTTGCCACTATCCACGAAAACGTACTTAGTCAGCTAAGCGATGCCACCAAAACCGCCAGTGACATCTATGAAATCCTTGATACTGTCACTAGTTTGGCTGAAGCCGCCTCTATTCAACCCAGTAAAAAGCTAACCGATCATCTCGTTGCTTGCGGTGAGTTAATGTCTACTCATCTTCTCACAAAACTCATGCAAGAACGTGGTATTAATGCTCATCGATTTGATATTCGCGAGGTGCTACGAACAAACAGCACCTTTGGTAAAGCCGAACCAGAGCTCGACACTATCTTCAGCCTTGCTCAGTCAAGATTGGTTCCTTTGTGCCAAGAGCACATCGTTATTACACAAGGATTTATTGGCTCAGATGAGCAAGGTAATACGACCACATTGGGCCGAGGTGGTAGTGACTACAGCGCTGCGCTGATAGCAGAAGCTGTGGAAGCTAAAGGTCTTGAGATCTGGACAGATGTTCCTGGCATTTATACCACTGATCCTCGCATTGCACCTAAGGCAACACCTATCGCGGAGATAAGTTTTAGCGAAGCGTCGGAAATGGCCAACTTTGGCGCTAAAATCCTCCATCCTTCGACGTTAGTGCCTGCACTTCGTCATGAAATCCCCGTATTTGTAGGATCATCTAAGCAGCCAGAGCTAGGTGGAACTTGGATTCGCCACCAAGTAGAGGATTCGCCTTTATTTCGAGCACTGGCTCTGCGCTGTAATCAAACTATGGTTACGCTACGCAGCGCACGCATGTTTCACGCCTATGGTTTTTTAGCTAAAGTGTTTGAAATTTTGGCCAAACACAAGATTTCGGTCGATTTGATTACCACATCAGAAATCAGTGTCAGTCTCACTTTAGATCAAACTGATACCACAGGTGGTGCGCCTCAACTGCCACAAGAAGCACGCGCAGAACTTGAAGAATTATGCAGTGTCGAAGTAGAACATAACTTGTGTCTGGTGGCGTTAATTGGCAACAAAATGAGTGAAAGTAAGGGCTATGCAAAACACGTTTTTGGCACGCTTGAAGACTTTAATCTCAGAATGATTTGTTACGGAGCCAGTCCACATAACCTGTGCTTTTTGGTCAATGAAGCCGATTCTAAGCTCGCCATTCAAAGGCTGCATAATCAGTTGTTCGAATAA